Within the Gammaproteobacteria bacterium genome, the region GATTACAAGGATCTGCCGACGCTCAAGGCCTACATCACCGAGACGGGCAAGATCGTGCCGAGCCGGATCACCGGCACGCGCGCGCCGTACCAGCGTCAGCTCGCCACGGCCATCAAGCGGGCACGATATCTCGCGCTGCTGCCGTATACCGACCAGCACTGAGTCGCGCGATATCTCGCGTTGCTGCGGTAAACCGAGCCGCACTGACCGCGACGGCGGCGCGTAGCGCTCGCGGATCGCCAGGTCCCGAATCCACGCGTCATCGCCCGCCGCCGACGCGCACGCCATGAAGCTTTTCGTCGACTGGATCCTCGCGCGTCAGTACCGGCTCGTCCTCCTTGCTGTCGCGAGCGCGCCGTTCGTTCAGTGCGTGACGATGGCGCTGATCGCTCTAGAGACGTTGCGCCGCGGTGTCGCGCAGGGCGCTCTCGTGGCG harbors:
- the rpsR gene encoding 30S ribosomal protein S18; protein product: MARYFRRKKFCRFTAEGVEEIDYKDLPTLKAYITETGKIVPSRITGTRAPYQRQLATAIKRARYLALLPYTDQH